In the Nilaparvata lugens isolate BPH chromosome 9, ASM1435652v1, whole genome shotgun sequence genome, one interval contains:
- the LOC111048229 gene encoding synaptic vesicle glycoprotein 2B isoform X2, producing MDVISMSFILPSAQCDLDLSTQTKGWLNSIIFIGMMVGAYFWGSIADTVGRKKVLIVISFMNAICIVASSFSQSYALFMVFRFLNGAALGGSGPVIWSYFAEFQPKVKRGSMLSFMAAFWTLGNLFVASLAWLIIPSGIGYRSAGGFLFNSWRIFLLVCSIPSFVVAILLYFLPESPKFLLTQGKHDEALAVFHRIYSVNTGRSADTYPVKRLLHQSHEMQTQQSCPETGITKFGNNADLNSGKLKPGYAEVKNGPVRLKVMFASIIDNTVQLFKPPILRFTLISITINLTFHIGYYGLMMWFPELFNRFDEFSRAHNGLEEAGVCQVTHFVVNSGSHSDAVLCSDKIESGVFLESFITVSSAIPSNIIAVFFMDSLGRKFFLVFSTMMSGLCAVGMFFIYNKFQNLVVSSIFSGVISCGNAALDCLITEIFPTHLRATGVAISMVAARLGGIIGNIVIALLLDLYCPAPTFIVAALLIGGGLLCLYLPNTTREPLS from the exons ATGGATGTTATCTCGATGTCGTTCATTCTGCCCTCGGCTCAGTGCGACCTCGACCTCAGCACTCAGACCAAGGGCTGGCTCAACAGCATCATATTCATCG GTATGATGGTAGGCGCCTACTTTTGGGGCTCAATAGCTGACACAGTGGGAAGGAAGAAAGTGCTGATTGTCATCTCCTTTATGAATGCCATCTGCATAGTGGCTTCCTCGTTCAGTCAATCCTATGCTCTATTCATGGTCTTCCGATTCCTGAACGGCGCTGC CTTGGGAGGCAGTGGCCCCGTGATTTGGTCGTACTTTGCCGAATTCCAGCCGAAAGTGAAGCGAGGATCAATGCTCAGTTTTATGGCCGCTTTCTGGACGCTGGGCAACCTCTTTGTAGCCA GTTTAGCATGGCTGATAATTCCGTCAGGAATCGGCTACAGGTCAGCTGGTGGCTTCCTGTTCAACTCTTGGCGCATCTTCCTGTTGGTCTGCTCAATTCCGTCGTTCGTGGTGGCCATCCTGCTCTACTTCCTGCCCGAGAGCCCCAAATTCCTGCTGACTCAGGGCAAACATGACGAGGCGCTGGCAGTCTTCCATCGCATCTACTCTGTCAACACAGGCCGGTCGGCCGACACGTATCCG GTTAAGCGCCTGCTGCATCAAAGCCACGAGATGCAAACTCAGCAGTCGTGCCCTGAGACAGGCATCACGAAGTTTGGCAACAATGCAGACCTGAACAGTGGCAAGCTGAAGCCGGGCTACGCGGAG gtgaAGAATGGTCCGGTGCGTCTCAAGGTCATGTTTGCCAGTATAATCGACAACACTGTACAGCTGTTCAAGCCCCCCATCCTGCGCTTCACCCTCATATCCATCACCATCAATCTCACATTTCATATCGG GTACTACGGTCTGATGATGTGGTTTCCGGAGCTGTTCAATCGGTTCGACGAGTTCTCCCGTGCGCACAACGGTCTGGAAGAGGCGGGCGTCTGCCAAGTGACCCACTTTGTCGTCAACTCGGGGTCCCATTCTGACGCCGTCCTCTGCAGCGACAAAATAGAGAGCGGAGTCTTTCTAGAGTCGTTCATCACAGTCTCCTCTGCCATACCCAGCAACATCATCGCTGTCTTCTTCATGGACTCGCTCGGACGAAAGTTTTTCTTGG TTTTCAGCACGATGATGTCAGGTCTGTGTGCGGTGGGGATGTTCTTCATCTACAACAAATTTCAGAATCTGGTGGTGTCTTCGATATTCAGTGGGGTGATCAGCTGTGGCAATGCAGCTCTCGACTGCCTTATCACCGAGATATTTCCGACGCACCTTCGCGCCACCGGTGTTGCCATTTCCATGGTTGCCGCCCGCCTAGGGGGTATCATCGGCAACATTGTCATAGCCCTGCTTTTGGACCTCTATTGCCCCGCCCCAACGTTCATAGTCGCTGCTCTATTAATAG GCGGTGGTCTCCTGTGCCTATATTTACCGAATACCACACGTGAGCCACTTTCGTGA
- the LOC111048229 gene encoding synaptic vesicle glycoprotein 2B isoform X1, which produces MSRRKSSRNDRSEMEPLIGDHGGLKHEHTNGRDFKDVELGVTLPSHEPISRKSLDVNSTQKAVCDFEEAIELTGYGRFHYFLLTVCGFVSTSEEMDVISMSFILPSAQCDLDLSTQTKGWLNSIIFIGMMVGAYFWGSIADTVGRKKVLIVISFMNAICIVASSFSQSYALFMVFRFLNGAALGGSGPVIWSYFAEFQPKVKRGSMLSFMAAFWTLGNLFVASLAWLIIPSGIGYRSAGGFLFNSWRIFLLVCSIPSFVVAILLYFLPESPKFLLTQGKHDEALAVFHRIYSVNTGRSADTYPVKRLLHQSHEMQTQQSCPETGITKFGNNADLNSGKLKPGYAEVKNGPVRLKVMFASIIDNTVQLFKPPILRFTLISITINLTFHIGYYGLMMWFPELFNRFDEFSRAHNGLEEAGVCQVTHFVVNSGSHSDAVLCSDKIESGVFLESFITVSSAIPSNIIAVFFMDSLGRKFFLVFSTMMSGLCAVGMFFIYNKFQNLVVSSIFSGVISCGNAALDCLITEIFPTHLRATGVAISMVAARLGGIIGNIVIALLLDLYCPAPTFIVAALLIGGGLLCLYLPNTTREPLS; this is translated from the exons ATGAGCCGGAGAAAATCATCAAGAAATGATCGGAGCGAAATGGAACCTCTGATAGGAGATC atggcggcctaAAACACGAGCACACAAACGGCAGAGACTTCAAAGACGTAGAGCTTGGCG TGACCCTACCATCACATGAGCCAATCTCTAGGAAATCGTTGGATGTAAACTCAACGCAGAAAGCAGTATGTGACTTTGAAGAGGCAATTGAACTTACTG GCTACGGCAGATTTCATTACTTTCTGCTGACAGTATGTGGGTTCGTGTCGACGAGCGAGGAGATGGATGTTATCTCGATGTCGTTCATTCTGCCCTCGGCTCAGTGCGACCTCGACCTCAGCACTCAGACCAAGGGCTGGCTCAACAGCATCATATTCATCG GTATGATGGTAGGCGCCTACTTTTGGGGCTCAATAGCTGACACAGTGGGAAGGAAGAAAGTGCTGATTGTCATCTCCTTTATGAATGCCATCTGCATAGTGGCTTCCTCGTTCAGTCAATCCTATGCTCTATTCATGGTCTTCCGATTCCTGAACGGCGCTGC CTTGGGAGGCAGTGGCCCCGTGATTTGGTCGTACTTTGCCGAATTCCAGCCGAAAGTGAAGCGAGGATCAATGCTCAGTTTTATGGCCGCTTTCTGGACGCTGGGCAACCTCTTTGTAGCCA GTTTAGCATGGCTGATAATTCCGTCAGGAATCGGCTACAGGTCAGCTGGTGGCTTCCTGTTCAACTCTTGGCGCATCTTCCTGTTGGTCTGCTCAATTCCGTCGTTCGTGGTGGCCATCCTGCTCTACTTCCTGCCCGAGAGCCCCAAATTCCTGCTGACTCAGGGCAAACATGACGAGGCGCTGGCAGTCTTCCATCGCATCTACTCTGTCAACACAGGCCGGTCGGCCGACACGTATCCG GTTAAGCGCCTGCTGCATCAAAGCCACGAGATGCAAACTCAGCAGTCGTGCCCTGAGACAGGCATCACGAAGTTTGGCAACAATGCAGACCTGAACAGTGGCAAGCTGAAGCCGGGCTACGCGGAG gtgaAGAATGGTCCGGTGCGTCTCAAGGTCATGTTTGCCAGTATAATCGACAACACTGTACAGCTGTTCAAGCCCCCCATCCTGCGCTTCACCCTCATATCCATCACCATCAATCTCACATTTCATATCGG GTACTACGGTCTGATGATGTGGTTTCCGGAGCTGTTCAATCGGTTCGACGAGTTCTCCCGTGCGCACAACGGTCTGGAAGAGGCGGGCGTCTGCCAAGTGACCCACTTTGTCGTCAACTCGGGGTCCCATTCTGACGCCGTCCTCTGCAGCGACAAAATAGAGAGCGGAGTCTTTCTAGAGTCGTTCATCACAGTCTCCTCTGCCATACCCAGCAACATCATCGCTGTCTTCTTCATGGACTCGCTCGGACGAAAGTTTTTCTTGG TTTTCAGCACGATGATGTCAGGTCTGTGTGCGGTGGGGATGTTCTTCATCTACAACAAATTTCAGAATCTGGTGGTGTCTTCGATATTCAGTGGGGTGATCAGCTGTGGCAATGCAGCTCTCGACTGCCTTATCACCGAGATATTTCCGACGCACCTTCGCGCCACCGGTGTTGCCATTTCCATGGTTGCCGCCCGCCTAGGGGGTATCATCGGCAACATTGTCATAGCCCTGCTTTTGGACCTCTATTGCCCCGCCCCAACGTTCATAGTCGCTGCTCTATTAATAG GCGGTGGTCTCCTGTGCCTATATTTACCGAATACCACACGTGAGCCACTTTCGTGA